In the genome of Triplophysa dalaica isolate WHDGS20190420 chromosome 17, ASM1584641v1, whole genome shotgun sequence, the window aaacttagtcaaaaacataatttttgaatTGAGTTTGAACCTCAATAGCCTCTGGCGAGAAACACCTGGAAGAGATCATTAATGCTTAGGCAAACCGAAATATACATGAAAGACTTTTCACCTATGTGTTGAATGGAGCAGAACTTGGAAAACTAATTAGAAATTGGTGTTAATTTTAGAAGCTTACGTCCTGTTATAAGCACTAAGTGGAACGATTAAGCAACAAGAACGGTTTGGCGCGATGGAGGAAAAGTTCTCCATGCTTTAATAACAGACTGGATACAGACCTTCTGCTGGCTCTGTACAAGCTCCATCAGGTTTTGAGCCCCTGGTGAAAGGGCGGTACCCATTTCTTCCATCATAGCCTGTACTCGCTGAAGGTCAATGCCTGGGTCCAGGGTTGGGCCACCCTGCCTTTCTTTAAGTGTCTCTAGTCCCACACCCACATGGGCGATAGCCACAGATGAACGCCCACCAAAAGACAGAAGCTGTATAGAGAAACTCACGATGAGCAAACAGAGACCGGTGGTTGTGCTTTTGTGATGATGAAAGAGTGgattttattttgtggtttCCATACCTTCACCTCACATGACGCAGTGGGGCTCTCTAACTCCAAAACAGTGCTGTAAAAAGGACTTCTTTCCTGAGGACtgatagaaaataaaatacaaacaatcaGTAGTTTGAAACATTTAGTTCAACAACATGTGATGTAAATCTAtaatgtttttacttctgtGAAGTAATTAGAATTCAttctttaatttaataaaaactaaaacatattatattacacacaaaacaatttatgtaaaagcagttaaatattataatatttctagACACTTTACTATATGCAAACAATtagctttttaaataaaaagttgattttgtttgttataatgGGACAAAAACGCTTGTTATTTTTGCTCAACAACTTGATGGTGGTTGGTCACTGTCAGACCATTCGTCAAAATGTCAAACTAAGTAAGATTATCAAACACCCATCTAACAATGAtcagaaatatataaattcGCTAACATGAGATAGTAGAACATTTTCCACAAATAGAAACTCCTCTAAGAATATTCTTTAAAGATGCTGATCAAGGTTTAAATGTATGTACAAATATCAGACACCCAATTTAATTAAGAGGCTTAATTATAATGTCATACATAAAGGTGATATGAATAAATACTTGTATAATTGTTATTGTATTaccaaaatgtgtgaaaataaaccTTTGTGAAGTTCAAATCGGAACTTAAAGTATTATTTATAGCTAAAGGACTTTATAGTACCGGGAAAAGAGTTTTCAAAATACCCATTATTGTCGGATCTTTGAACCTCCTCTCCACGACAGGTGCCACAGTATTCTCCTGACCCTGAGTACACTTCAATGGTGCGGCCTTCACTCACAACATGAATACTGCTGATCAAATATGCAGAGTTGGGTGGACACAATAGTGTAATGACGCAAGGCGAGTCCGCTTCAGCTCTCTCCAGACAGACGGGTTCACACCTGTGAAGTCACATGTGCACAATATTTAACATCTGACGTATTACAGGGGCAGCACCTCACATATGTGTTTGAACTTAAACCTATTTTTACATCCTTACAGTAGCTCTTCCCTTTAACCACTGACCTGTAAAAAGCATCATCAAGCCTGCAGTGATCACTGTTTGTGATCTCTTGTGTTGTAGTGAGAATGTCAGAGAGCTGCTTGTGTGATGGGCACAGCCATGAGCTGCATGCAGAGATCAGACCATCTGTGCTGGAGTTCATCCTGATCAATTCTCTTCACTGCCAGTTAGACAACATTCAATAACCACGATATGgactaaaatatgaatatgtcaTGTATGTACCTCCATATGTCCGTGTATGGAGGGTTTTAAACGCATATTAAATACTCATGTCCTAAGCAAAAAATAACACGTTATCCTTTCGTTTAAAGTAACAGTTAACATATCGACATACACCTTCAGCGCTCTTATTTAGTTGTTTTCGGTGAGCAGCGTTTAATTTAACAATGTGACCATTCATATCAACAACACACGCTAAACAAGCAGTGAACGCTGAAGCGCCAGGACCCACACAGTCGCCCATTCATATGCCTGATTCAAACACCACACACTCGTCTTACATTTCGTGTAAAATAGATTTGTCATCGCCgcctaataaataatatacaaatgataaaacagtATGATGTCGTGTCAGTCTTTACGttattctaaaaaataaaataaaatgacgaTTAAATTGGATTGACATTTAAATGCGTCTCAATGGATGACTGTCTTTTTGGAGAACACACGCGTCCTCTATGGGAATAAAgcatatattacaatatatgtCACATGTATATAATGTATCGATAAATGCCGTTCAAAAAATATGGGTATAAATATGGTATGAGGTatcaaaaacaacatataacaTACAATATTAACTACAATTTACCCCAATATTAAAGcagacaaaatgtttacatttacagcTAAAGTGTAGTTAAAATAAAGCATGTATGCCCAAATAAGACATTTCTatataatcaaaaataaatgcttGATATTCCAGATAAGTGCATGTGCGTAACCTGTAGGTATGATTGTTTCAGTGAAAAGAATGTCGCTCCACCTGTCTGACTGCTCGTGCACGCCCCTGGCTCGAGCTGAGCTCACCTGAGCGTCTCACCTGAGCGCGAGGAGCTAGAGTAGCAGGATGACACGGTACATTCACTTGTTCATTTTCCTCATGACCAAAATCGCGATTTATCACGGTAAGTGACCTTGACTTTAGTTCTGATACTTTCATATTGGTTAGTTTGTTCGCGCACAATGTCGTGAAGAAAgttagagacaaagaagtttcGTGTTTCTCCCACCAAAAACCACGACAATTCTACATTAAAAGCCCCGTGGCTATAAGTAAATATAGGTAAAATATAGGGATGGGCGATATGGACTAAAATCCATATTGCGATATTGCAGCCTCTTGCGATAACGATATATATTGggatatataaattataattgaaCCATTTCAGAACAGGTTACACAGACCCTTAGGAAAGCCAAActgctaaatgtattttttctttaaagagatAAAGAAACATATGTCGTTTTGAGAACATTTATTGTGCAAAAGCAAAACTGTAATTATACAACAAAACGTTGCAGATGAATATTAAAGTATTTCCTTCTAAAAGGCACTATACTTAGTTTAAGTCCTTGGTTCTTATGCCTTAAAAGTCTTTTTAGTTAAGGAACATAAACTGTACTGAAAATAATTCCAGTATTAATTAggcaaataaattattttgtgtaaatgcacagatactttaaaaaaacatatttcaaaccTGCAGCCGAGGTAACGCATttggttttaaacattttgaacaatATTCGTTTATATCACATATCGTTTATATCGCCCATTACTAGTAAAATATATGGAAAGTTAATGTGTTTTGGCTTGCTGTGTGTAATTACATGTATACGTCTTGTTTagaatttgtaaaaaatcataGTTCATAAAATATAGCCTACCATCATAATGTGTTGCTCTTCCACATTAAACTAAGTATAAATACTATACATAATAATACTTATACAGAAACTATCTGCTTATTCGAATAAAAACGTGATCCACATCCTCCATTGCACTGTACATTAATTAGCTTATTAATCATAATAAAGAGGcccataaatatttttcattcttaAGAGTCTATTTGATTTATGTActgattttcttattttgccCTTAAAGCCATAGATCAGACGTCATATATTAAGAACTATAAGGTGGTCAAACCTTGGCTGGTTCATGAGCGCTGGAGGAGAAATGCAGACACATCACATACATCTGAAAAGGTACATTAGAAACCACTTTTCACACATACTGGAAACAAGTTACTCTTCTCTTctactgttttaaaatgtgtatgatTTTAGGAAAGACATGCTGACAGTGTTACATACTCGATCAGCATTAATGGCAGCGAGCGATTACTGCATCTTTCAAAGAACACGTAAGACATATGACTGAAATATTCACTTTTTAACATTACAGTTTCAAATGAAACTATATTCTGTATGTATTGGTGTCATTTTCTTATAAGGCTTtaaataacatactgtatatcagagGGTAAACTCGAGTGAAACATTTTTCaagtatcattttttttatagtttttgtacagaatttatttatctttgttacCATTTGCTCTATGTTTTGCCAGAGATTTTTTGTCGGAAAACTTTGTCGTGTTGTCCCAGGATGCACAGAAAGTGAAAATGCACACCAAAAAACCTGTAAGAATTTGTTTTGTATGAATTTTTGTATCGTCCACTATCACTGAGTTAATATGTCTTGATCAGTTAATGAAGCACTGTAGGAATCTGGCTAAGTTAACACTTATTCTTTTGATCTACAGTAAACCAAATAACAAATTCATCACACATTTTAATCCagtttcaatgttttcaaatgttctAATGGTTTGTTGCAGGTGCTCTGTCACTATCATGGGTATGTGGAGGGTTATGAAGACTCTCTTGTAGCTCTCAGCACCTGTGAAGGTCTCAGGTATGAACTTGGAAAAAATGTACTATTCATATTAGTTTTGAGCATTGAGCTGGGTTGAGTGTAACGGAAAGCATAAACTCTTACATTTAACTGATCATTTATACGtttgcagtggttttgttgtCTGAAAATATAACTCAATCAGCAGCTTGTTTCAGAGGTTGTGTCCTCCGGAGGTTGTGTTCACGAGACATGTTGCTGTCTCATTTAAATAACCGCAATTAAATAGATAATTAGTCTTCGTAAGTTGTAGTATAATATATTAATCCTTTCTAAATTTGCGACGTAATAGTACTGAAAAGGGTGGAATCTGCTCTGACCCAGATAGTTTGTTTGCGTCAATATGTTGTGATTCTCGACATCTGGCAACCGAGCTGTCCAAATACACTAGTGAGTAAATTGTCAGTGGGAGGGGTCACAAggaccaaaacaaaaaaagacattccGGCACGGAACGCAGATTTCAGCGTAGAGTAACTGGCTATAGCATTTTTTTTGGACAAACCAATATGTGAacttatcattttttaaatgtcaacgAACATATTAAGGTATTGTTTTGATGTATTACAGTCAAATTATTACATAAAGCTCCTTTAAGCAtttcattcattattcattacattttgctACAGCAAGCTACTAATGTGTGTGCAAGGCAGCTTTCTACAGGACCAGCGTCACCAAGCGTAATAATGACTAATGAGtattttttaaaacgttttcaaatTCCCCTACTTGTGATGTGATTGTAATGTTGTTTTGACCGgcttttgtatgttttatcaGTTCATCTTTAAGTTTTGTCTTCCTTATCTATTGTCCCGTTAATTGTTGAACATCAAGTCATCaaggtcatgtgtacatttataatatgcTGAGAATAATCCTCAGATGATACAGTAATGTCAGGAATTGTAAAAACTGTTTCCACAATTTGTACAACAAATTTCTGACAATATTGACCTTTGGAAACATTACTCTAGTTTGAAATTTGACCAGGCACGTATAAACAGTTAAATATTTGACTATGCAAACATTACGCCATAACTAGGGTGTGTTTTTGTCTGCCATGTTGCAGGGGTGTTATTCTCATTGGTAATGAAAGCTATGGAGTGGAACCCGTCCTGCAGTCCAAAGCCAACGAACATCTCCTCTTTCTGCTGAAAGACAGTCAGCAAGAGCCTTTTGTATGTGGACTGGCCAATGATACGCATCAAACCGAAGACAACTCGCATCAGCCTAGCATGCCTATGTTTTTAAGGGTTAGCAAGATGTCTCGTAAACGCTATGTTCACATTCATATGTCCGCACACACTCATTTCAAAGTTTATTTGCAGGAGAAACGAAGCTTGCCTCAGACCAAATATGTGGAGTTGGTATTGGTAGTtgacaacttgagggtgagtattctccattaaatgttttcttggtattgtttttaattgattgtgatgttgttttgaccggcttttgtatgttttatcaGTTCATCTATAAGAAGCAAAATTCATCTGCAGTGGAGGGTGAAATGGTCCTACTGGCTAACATGTTAGATTTGGTAAGAATTAAAGCAACCACAAGTATGTCTTATGCCTTTGCTGTTATGGCTAGCATGTgcaatattgtattttaagtcacagtatattttcatattGACATTGAATTTAATCAGGTACAACttgaaggtccagtgtattCAATTtcgaactgcaaccaacggctcactccactctCCTCTTTTGAAGCTCTACAGAAGCtgacgtatttacgaaatgcagCAGTAGAAACAACACTGTGAAATCCATGCAAGAGCAATCATGGTGTATCCAGATAGAAACAGAGCCGTTGAATATGAGAGTTATGACACTTGATCTCGCTGCCGTGTGGTCACTTGGTTCATGGAGCCCTCAATAGCTCCAAACAAATCCGTGCTGTCACcctatttaaatggattttagcGAGACAGATAACAGCAActatattttctttttgctaaaACAACTTTTTGCTTAGCACACTGTGTACACTGAATACTAACTACATTTATAGCAGATGAATATAAGTTCTATGAATATAAGATATGTCCGCCAacttgttaaaatgtataaacatgccGTTATTTCACCAACTGTAAAGCAAAGTCGTCTGGGagatattgaaatgaatgggcttcAGTGCAGTGTTTGGAACTATTGATCGCTCCTTGACACATGTTACTTCCGCATTCCATTCTTCCAACGGACGTCTATGTGAGTGTCGTTACTCTGTTTTTCAACAGCTctggatagaaatagctcattctaagttgATTCAAACATAACGCTTccttatataaggtctttataaacctcttTCATCagatcattaggatattaagtaaagatcatgttccttgaagatattttgtaaatgcactaccgtaaacattttaaaactttctttttgtgagtaatatgcTATGCTAAGGACTTTATTTGGACAACTttaatggcgattttctcaatgttcgatttttgcaccctcagattccagagttttaaatagttgtatatcggccaaatattgtcatatcctaacaaaccatacatcaatggaaagcttattttatCAGCTTTCATGTGATTTATagatctcaattttgaaaacaaaatagttATCCAGGGtcaaaattgtttatttaatta includes:
- the c17h10orf88 gene encoding ATPase PAAT, translating into MNSSTDGLISACSSWLCPSHKQLSDILTTTQEITNSDHCRLDDAFYRCEPVCLERAEADSPCVITLLCPPNSAYLISSIHVVSEGRTIEVYSGSGEYCGTCRGEEVQRSDNNGPQERSPFYSTVLELESPTASCEVKLLSFGGRSSVAIAHVGVGLETLKERQGGPTLDPGIDLQRVQAMMEEMGTALSPGAQNLMELVQSQQKNKSDMLSGFIPLLMGGGALSCLSRGVGASSASVEGRHPPTGPEQLLSNSSENQIPSAMSGPINPELLPMLQSVCGQVTQLRLEEATSPERKKNGGRESHMCCGGFEKMLESVVEKRMEEMEKRLKEHLDVRLDALQQRLEVTLQQALSHMPQHQ